A stretch of the Aegilops tauschii subsp. strangulata cultivar AL8/78 chromosome 4, Aet v6.0, whole genome shotgun sequence genome encodes the following:
- the LOC109779572 gene encoding uncharacterized protein isoform X4 has product MDKAIRIFMLPLVPVPRAMVRSRSPKGGDDGRRRSTPRRSSDEQGGRKEKGPISLLVRNIPHNCRYEDLRVPFAKFGPVRDIYMPKDYYSGEPKGFAFIEFFDSHDASEAQYHMNHKLFCGREIKVEPATDKRKRPEDMRRRTGVRVHSGSKGHDLSRHGRSRSRSHSRSPRQGGRDRSRSHSPAPRRRGDYSASPKRKEECQAKSSGQSKEHDNDKKLGSCTPGGRSERHDTDNDSNERRATPNYSAAPKRTEACQTKSPRQANEHDEDKKHISFSPDRNNHRDADNGHNERDDYSTSSKRKGERLSKSLRLSKEHDEDKKRRSYSRDDRSDCRDADNSFKESQATTDAKRSCPRQRSPRPSAGSHSRRRDAYSASPKGKEERREQSPRQSKVHDKHRKRRSNTPDDRNDCHGADHSHNEMQGDCSTSPKIKEERQAKSSRESEEYNKDTKGRSCAPHDRNDHHDAVNGSREKPVTPDDEGSHACRRSPRPSSGSRSRKRDDCSASPKKKEESWAKSPKQSIEYKDEKRRSCTADDINGRHHAVNCYKKKRDGYSASPKIKEECRAESPRPTKEREDNGGIDRTDADNGYNERRAGPDSASQKRMEKPPQAKSQSQSKEYDNGKNRSYTHDDGKECRDADNVSKERKDYSAAGKRKEERQASLPRQSKEHDEHKKRGSYTRDDRNDLRDADNGSKERRKDYSASGKRKEERQASLPRQSKEHEEHKKRGCYTRDDRNDLCDADNGSKERKDYSAAGKRKEERQASLPRQSKEHDEHKKRGSYTPDDRDDPRDADNGSKERRNDYSASRKRMEDYRAKSSRQSNEHDDDKKRGSYTPDDRSHRSDADNRSRERRGDFSASGQRKEEYLGKSPRQLKEHGDNKKRGSYTPADRNDLRDVDNGCNEKLATDDGSRSPCPGRRSPRPS; this is encoded by the exons ATGGATAAAGCTATTCGTATATTCATGCTGCCACTAGTGCCG GTGCCACGAGCAATGGTGAGGAGCCGCTCTCCCAAGGGCGGAGATGACGGCAGGCGACGAAGCACTCCTAGGAGAAGTTctgatgagcaaggaggaaggaaGGAAAAAGGTCCTATAAGCCTCTTGGTGCGTAACATCCCTCATAACTGCAG ATATGAAGATCTTCGAGTTCCTTTTGCAAAGTTTGGTCCTGTTCGGGATATTTACATGCCAAAAGATTACTACAGTGG GGAGCCAAAAGGGTTTGCTTTTATTGAGTTTTTTGACTCCCATGATGCTTCTGAGGCGCAATATCACATGAACCATAAGTTGTTTTGCGGACGTGAGATTAAAGTTGAGCCTGCCACAGATAAACGGAAAAGGCCCGAAGACATGCGTAGACGAACTGGAGTAAG AGTTCATTCTGGTTCTAAAGGGCACGATCTTTCTCGCCATG GACGGTCTCGTTCTCGTTCACACTCCCGTTCTCCTCGCCAAGGTGGTCGTGATAGATCACG GTCACATTCTCCTGCCCCAAGAAGGCGTGGTGACTACTCTGCTTCACCAAAGAGAAAGGAAGAGTGCCAGGCAAAATCATCAGGACAATCAAAAGAACATGACAACGATAAGAAGCTGGGATCCTGTACTCCTGGTGGTAGAAGTGAACGTCATGACACTGATAATGATTCCAATGA GAGGCGGGCAACACCTAACTATTCTGCTGCACCAAAGAGAACGGAAGCGTGCCAGACAAAATCACCAAGGCAGGCAAATGAACATGATGAGGATAAGAAGCATATATCTTTTAGTCCTGATAGAAACAACCACCGTGATGCTGACAATGGCCACAATGA GCGAGATGACTACTCTACTTCATCAAAGAGAAAGGGAGAACGCTTGTCAAAATCACTAAGATTGTCCAAAGAACATGATGAGGATAAGAAGCGGAGATCCTATAGTCGTGATGATCGAAGTGACTGCCGTGATGCTGATAATAGTTTCAAAGA GAGCCAGGCAACAACTGATGCTAAGAGATCCTGTCCCCGCCAGAGGTCACCCAGACCATCCGCTGGATCACACTCAAGAAGGCGAGATGCCTACTCTGCTTCCCCAAAGGGAAAAGAAGAGCGTCGGGAACAATCACCAAGACAGTCAAAAGTACATGATAAACATAGGAAGCGGAGATCCAATACTCCTGATGATAGAAATGACTGTCATGGTGCTGATCATAGTCACAACGA AATGCAAGGTGACTGCTCTACTTCACCAAAGATTAAGGAAGAGCGCCAGGCAAAATCATCAAGAGAGTCAGAAGAATATAACAAGGATACAAAGGGGAGATCCTGTGCCCCTCATGATAGAAATGACCACCATGATGCAGTTAATGGTTCCAGAGA GAAGCCGGTAACACCTGACGATGAGGGGTCCCATGCCTGCCGGAGGTCACCCAGACCATCTTCTGGATCACGCTCAAGAAAGCGAGATGACTGTTCTGCTTCCccaaagaaaaaggaagagagctGGGCAAAGTCACCAAAGCAGTCCATTGAATACAAGGATGAAAAGAGGAGGTCATGTACTGCTGATGATATAAATGGCCGACATCATGCTGTTAATTGTTACAAGAA AAAGCGAGATGGCTACTCTGCTTCCCCAAAGATAAAGGAGGAGTGCAGGGCGGAATCACCACGACCGACAAAAGAACGTGAGGATAATGGTGGAATAGACCGTACTGATGCTGACAATGGCTACAATGA GAGGCGTGCAGGACCTGACTCTGCTTCACAGAAGAGAATGGAAAAGCCTCCCCAAGCAAAATCACAAAGCCAGTCGAAAGAATATGATAACGGTAAGAACAGATCCTATACCCATGATGATGGAAAGGAGTGCCGCGATGCTGATAATGTTTCCAAAGA GCGAAAGGACTACTCAGCTGCTGGAAAGAGAAAGGAAGAGCGCCAGGCAAGTTTACCAAGACAATCAAAGGAACATGATGAACATAAGAAGAGGGGATCCTATACTCGTGATGATAGAAATGACCTCCGTGATGCTGATAATGGTTCCAAAGA AAGGCGAAAGGACTACTCAGCTTCTGGAAAGAGAAAGGAAGAGCGCCAGGCAAGTTTACCAAGACAATCAAAGGAACATGAGGAGCATAAGAAGAGGGGATGCTATACTCGTGATGATAGAAATGACCTCTGTGATGCTGATAATGGTTCCAAAGA GCGAAAGGACTACTCAGCTGCTGGAAAGAGAAAGGAAGAGCGCCAGGCAAGTTTACCAAGACAATCAAAGGAACATGATGAGCATAAGAAGAGGGGATCCTATACTCCTGATGATAGAGATGACCCCCGTGATGCTGATAATGGTTCCAAAGA AAGGCGAAATGATTACTCAGCTTCCCGAAAGAGAATGGAGGACTACAGAGCAAAATCATCAAGACAATCAAACGAACATGATGATGATAAGAAAAGGGGATCGTATACTCCCGATGATAGAAGCCACCGCTCCGATGCTGATAATCGTTCGAGAGA AAGGCGAGGTGACTTCTCAGCTTCCGGACAGAGAAAGGAAGAGTACCTGGGAAAATCACCAAGACAGTTAAAGGAACATGGTGACAATAAGAAGAGGGGGTCATATACGCCTGCTGATAGAAATGACCTCCGTGATGTTGATAATGGTTGCAATGA GAAGCTGGCAACAGATGACGGTAGCCGTAGCCCCTGCCCTGGCCGGAGGTCGCCGCGACCATCTTAG
- the LOC109779572 gene encoding uncharacterized protein isoform X5, with protein MDKAIRIFMLPLVPVPRAMVRSRSPKGGDDGRRRSTPRRSSDEQGGRKEKGPISLLVRNIPHNCRYEDLRVPFAKFGPVRDIYMPKDYYSGEPKGFAFIEFFDSHDASEAQYHMNHKLFCGREIKVEPATDKRKRPEDMRRRTGVRVHSGSKGHDLSRHGRSRSRSHSRSPRQGGRDRSRSHSPAPRRRGDYSASPKRKEECQAKSSGQSKEHDNDKKLGSCTPGGRSERHDTDNDSNERRATPNYSAAPKRTEACQTKSPRQANEHDEDKKHISFSPDRNNHRDADNGHNERDDYSTSSKRKGERLSKSLRLSKEHDEDKKRRSYSRDDRSDCRDADNSFKESQATTDAKRSCPRQRSPRPSAGSHSRRRDAYSASPKGKEERREQSPRQSKVHDKHRKRRSNTPDDRNDCHGADHSHNEMQGDCSTSPKIKEERQAKSSRESEEYNKDTKGRSCAPHDRNDHHDAVNGSREKPVTPDDEGSHACRRSPRPSSGSRSRKRDDCSASPKKKEESWAKSPKQSIEYKDEKRRSCTADDINGRHHAVNCYKKKRDGYSASPKIKEECRAESPRPTKEREDNGGIDRTDADNGYNERRAGPDSASQKRMEKPPQAKSQSQSKEYDNGKNRSYTHDDGKECRDADNVSKERKDYSAAGKRKEERQASLPRQSKEHDEHKKRGSYTRDDRNDLRDADNGSKERRKDYSASGKRKEERQASLPRQSKEHEEHKKRGCYTRDDRNDLCDADNGSKERRKDYSAAGKRKEERQASLPRQSKEHDEHKKRGSYTPDDRDDPRDADNGSKERNDYSASRKRMEDYRAKSSRQSNEHDDDKKRGSYTPDDRSHRSDADNRSRERRGDFSASGQRKEEYLGKSPRQLKEHGDNKKRGSYTPADRNDLRDVDNGCNEKLATDDGSRSPCPGRRSPRPS; from the exons ATGGATAAAGCTATTCGTATATTCATGCTGCCACTAGTGCCG GTGCCACGAGCAATGGTGAGGAGCCGCTCTCCCAAGGGCGGAGATGACGGCAGGCGACGAAGCACTCCTAGGAGAAGTTctgatgagcaaggaggaaggaaGGAAAAAGGTCCTATAAGCCTCTTGGTGCGTAACATCCCTCATAACTGCAG ATATGAAGATCTTCGAGTTCCTTTTGCAAAGTTTGGTCCTGTTCGGGATATTTACATGCCAAAAGATTACTACAGTGG GGAGCCAAAAGGGTTTGCTTTTATTGAGTTTTTTGACTCCCATGATGCTTCTGAGGCGCAATATCACATGAACCATAAGTTGTTTTGCGGACGTGAGATTAAAGTTGAGCCTGCCACAGATAAACGGAAAAGGCCCGAAGACATGCGTAGACGAACTGGAGTAAG AGTTCATTCTGGTTCTAAAGGGCACGATCTTTCTCGCCATG GACGGTCTCGTTCTCGTTCACACTCCCGTTCTCCTCGCCAAGGTGGTCGTGATAGATCACG GTCACATTCTCCTGCCCCAAGAAGGCGTGGTGACTACTCTGCTTCACCAAAGAGAAAGGAAGAGTGCCAGGCAAAATCATCAGGACAATCAAAAGAACATGACAACGATAAGAAGCTGGGATCCTGTACTCCTGGTGGTAGAAGTGAACGTCATGACACTGATAATGATTCCAATGA GAGGCGGGCAACACCTAACTATTCTGCTGCACCAAAGAGAACGGAAGCGTGCCAGACAAAATCACCAAGGCAGGCAAATGAACATGATGAGGATAAGAAGCATATATCTTTTAGTCCTGATAGAAACAACCACCGTGATGCTGACAATGGCCACAATGA GCGAGATGACTACTCTACTTCATCAAAGAGAAAGGGAGAACGCTTGTCAAAATCACTAAGATTGTCCAAAGAACATGATGAGGATAAGAAGCGGAGATCCTATAGTCGTGATGATCGAAGTGACTGCCGTGATGCTGATAATAGTTTCAAAGA GAGCCAGGCAACAACTGATGCTAAGAGATCCTGTCCCCGCCAGAGGTCACCCAGACCATCCGCTGGATCACACTCAAGAAGGCGAGATGCCTACTCTGCTTCCCCAAAGGGAAAAGAAGAGCGTCGGGAACAATCACCAAGACAGTCAAAAGTACATGATAAACATAGGAAGCGGAGATCCAATACTCCTGATGATAGAAATGACTGTCATGGTGCTGATCATAGTCACAACGA AATGCAAGGTGACTGCTCTACTTCACCAAAGATTAAGGAAGAGCGCCAGGCAAAATCATCAAGAGAGTCAGAAGAATATAACAAGGATACAAAGGGGAGATCCTGTGCCCCTCATGATAGAAATGACCACCATGATGCAGTTAATGGTTCCAGAGA GAAGCCGGTAACACCTGACGATGAGGGGTCCCATGCCTGCCGGAGGTCACCCAGACCATCTTCTGGATCACGCTCAAGAAAGCGAGATGACTGTTCTGCTTCCccaaagaaaaaggaagagagctGGGCAAAGTCACCAAAGCAGTCCATTGAATACAAGGATGAAAAGAGGAGGTCATGTACTGCTGATGATATAAATGGCCGACATCATGCTGTTAATTGTTACAAGAA AAAGCGAGATGGCTACTCTGCTTCCCCAAAGATAAAGGAGGAGTGCAGGGCGGAATCACCACGACCGACAAAAGAACGTGAGGATAATGGTGGAATAGACCGTACTGATGCTGACAATGGCTACAATGA GAGGCGTGCAGGACCTGACTCTGCTTCACAGAAGAGAATGGAAAAGCCTCCCCAAGCAAAATCACAAAGCCAGTCGAAAGAATATGATAACGGTAAGAACAGATCCTATACCCATGATGATGGAAAGGAGTGCCGCGATGCTGATAATGTTTCCAAAGA GCGAAAGGACTACTCAGCTGCTGGAAAGAGAAAGGAAGAGCGCCAGGCAAGTTTACCAAGACAATCAAAGGAACATGATGAACATAAGAAGAGGGGATCCTATACTCGTGATGATAGAAATGACCTCCGTGATGCTGATAATGGTTCCAAAGA AAGGCGAAAGGACTACTCAGCTTCTGGAAAGAGAAAGGAAGAGCGCCAGGCAAGTTTACCAAGACAATCAAAGGAACATGAGGAGCATAAGAAGAGGGGATGCTATACTCGTGATGATAGAAATGACCTCTGTGATGCTGATAATGGTTCCAAAGA AAGGCGAAAGGACTACTCAGCTGCTGGAAAGAGAAAGGAAGAGCGCCAGGCAAGTTTACCAAGACAATCAAAGGAACATGATGAGCATAAGAAGAGGGGATCCTATACTCCTGATGATAGAGATGACCCCCGTGATGCTGATAATGGTTCCAAAGA GCGAAATGATTACTCAGCTTCCCGAAAGAGAATGGAGGACTACAGAGCAAAATCATCAAGACAATCAAACGAACATGATGATGATAAGAAAAGGGGATCGTATACTCCCGATGATAGAAGCCACCGCTCCGATGCTGATAATCGTTCGAGAGA AAGGCGAGGTGACTTCTCAGCTTCCGGACAGAGAAAGGAAGAGTACCTGGGAAAATCACCAAGACAGTTAAAGGAACATGGTGACAATAAGAAGAGGGGGTCATATACGCCTGCTGATAGAAATGACCTCCGTGATGTTGATAATGGTTGCAATGA GAAGCTGGCAACAGATGACGGTAGCCGTAGCCCCTGCCCTGGCCGGAGGTCGCCGCGACCATCTTAG
- the LOC109779572 gene encoding uncharacterized protein isoform X9 — MDKAIRIFMLPLVPVPRAMVRSRSPKGGDDGRRRSTPRRSSDEQGGRKEKGPISLLVRNIPHNCRYEDLRVPFAKFGPVRDIYMPKDYYSGEPKGFAFIEFFDSHDASEAQYHMNHKLFCGREIKVEPATDKRKRPEDMRRRTGVRVHSGSKGHDLSRHGRSRSRSHSRSPRQGGRDRSRSHSPAPRRRGDYSASPKRKEECQAKSSGQSKEHDNDKKLGSCTPGGRSERHDTDNDSNERRATPNYSAAPKRTEACQTKSPRQANEHDEDKKHISFSPDRNNHRDADNGHNERDDYSTSSKRKGERLSKSLRLSKEHDEDKKRRSYSRDDRSDCRDADNSFKESQATTDAKRSCPRQRSPRPSAGSHSRRRDAYSASPKGKEERREQSPRQSKVHDKHRKRRSNTPDDRNDCHGADHSHNEMQGDCSTSPKIKEERQAKSSRESEEYNKDTKGRSCAPHDRNDHHDAVNGSREKPVTPDDEGSHACRRSPRPSSGSRSRKRDDCSASPKKKEESWAKSPKQSIEYKDEKRRSCTADDINGRHHAVNCYKKKRDGYSASPKIKEECRAESPRPTKEREDNGGIDRTDADNGYNERRAGPDSASQKRMEKPPQAKSQSQSKEYDNGKNRSYTHDDGKECRDADNVSKERKDYSAAGKRKEERQASLPRQSKEHDEHKKRGSYTRDDRNDLRDADNGSKERRKDYSASGKRKEERQASLPRQSKEHEEHKKRGCYTRDDRNDLCDADNGSKERRKDYSAAGKRKEERQASLPRQSKEHDEHKKRGSYTPDDRDDPRDADNGSKERNDYSASRKRMEDYRAKSSRQSNEHDDDKKRGSYTPDDRSHRSDADNRSRERGDFSASGQRKEEYLGKSPRQLKEHGDNKKRGSYTPADRNDLRDVDNGCNEKLATDDGSRSPCPGRRSPRPS, encoded by the exons ATGGATAAAGCTATTCGTATATTCATGCTGCCACTAGTGCCG GTGCCACGAGCAATGGTGAGGAGCCGCTCTCCCAAGGGCGGAGATGACGGCAGGCGACGAAGCACTCCTAGGAGAAGTTctgatgagcaaggaggaaggaaGGAAAAAGGTCCTATAAGCCTCTTGGTGCGTAACATCCCTCATAACTGCAG ATATGAAGATCTTCGAGTTCCTTTTGCAAAGTTTGGTCCTGTTCGGGATATTTACATGCCAAAAGATTACTACAGTGG GGAGCCAAAAGGGTTTGCTTTTATTGAGTTTTTTGACTCCCATGATGCTTCTGAGGCGCAATATCACATGAACCATAAGTTGTTTTGCGGACGTGAGATTAAAGTTGAGCCTGCCACAGATAAACGGAAAAGGCCCGAAGACATGCGTAGACGAACTGGAGTAAG AGTTCATTCTGGTTCTAAAGGGCACGATCTTTCTCGCCATG GACGGTCTCGTTCTCGTTCACACTCCCGTTCTCCTCGCCAAGGTGGTCGTGATAGATCACG GTCACATTCTCCTGCCCCAAGAAGGCGTGGTGACTACTCTGCTTCACCAAAGAGAAAGGAAGAGTGCCAGGCAAAATCATCAGGACAATCAAAAGAACATGACAACGATAAGAAGCTGGGATCCTGTACTCCTGGTGGTAGAAGTGAACGTCATGACACTGATAATGATTCCAATGA GAGGCGGGCAACACCTAACTATTCTGCTGCACCAAAGAGAACGGAAGCGTGCCAGACAAAATCACCAAGGCAGGCAAATGAACATGATGAGGATAAGAAGCATATATCTTTTAGTCCTGATAGAAACAACCACCGTGATGCTGACAATGGCCACAATGA GCGAGATGACTACTCTACTTCATCAAAGAGAAAGGGAGAACGCTTGTCAAAATCACTAAGATTGTCCAAAGAACATGATGAGGATAAGAAGCGGAGATCCTATAGTCGTGATGATCGAAGTGACTGCCGTGATGCTGATAATAGTTTCAAAGA GAGCCAGGCAACAACTGATGCTAAGAGATCCTGTCCCCGCCAGAGGTCACCCAGACCATCCGCTGGATCACACTCAAGAAGGCGAGATGCCTACTCTGCTTCCCCAAAGGGAAAAGAAGAGCGTCGGGAACAATCACCAAGACAGTCAAAAGTACATGATAAACATAGGAAGCGGAGATCCAATACTCCTGATGATAGAAATGACTGTCATGGTGCTGATCATAGTCACAACGA AATGCAAGGTGACTGCTCTACTTCACCAAAGATTAAGGAAGAGCGCCAGGCAAAATCATCAAGAGAGTCAGAAGAATATAACAAGGATACAAAGGGGAGATCCTGTGCCCCTCATGATAGAAATGACCACCATGATGCAGTTAATGGTTCCAGAGA GAAGCCGGTAACACCTGACGATGAGGGGTCCCATGCCTGCCGGAGGTCACCCAGACCATCTTCTGGATCACGCTCAAGAAAGCGAGATGACTGTTCTGCTTCCccaaagaaaaaggaagagagctGGGCAAAGTCACCAAAGCAGTCCATTGAATACAAGGATGAAAAGAGGAGGTCATGTACTGCTGATGATATAAATGGCCGACATCATGCTGTTAATTGTTACAAGAA AAAGCGAGATGGCTACTCTGCTTCCCCAAAGATAAAGGAGGAGTGCAGGGCGGAATCACCACGACCGACAAAAGAACGTGAGGATAATGGTGGAATAGACCGTACTGATGCTGACAATGGCTACAATGA GAGGCGTGCAGGACCTGACTCTGCTTCACAGAAGAGAATGGAAAAGCCTCCCCAAGCAAAATCACAAAGCCAGTCGAAAGAATATGATAACGGTAAGAACAGATCCTATACCCATGATGATGGAAAGGAGTGCCGCGATGCTGATAATGTTTCCAAAGA GCGAAAGGACTACTCAGCTGCTGGAAAGAGAAAGGAAGAGCGCCAGGCAAGTTTACCAAGACAATCAAAGGAACATGATGAACATAAGAAGAGGGGATCCTATACTCGTGATGATAGAAATGACCTCCGTGATGCTGATAATGGTTCCAAAGA AAGGCGAAAGGACTACTCAGCTTCTGGAAAGAGAAAGGAAGAGCGCCAGGCAAGTTTACCAAGACAATCAAAGGAACATGAGGAGCATAAGAAGAGGGGATGCTATACTCGTGATGATAGAAATGACCTCTGTGATGCTGATAATGGTTCCAAAGA AAGGCGAAAGGACTACTCAGCTGCTGGAAAGAGAAAGGAAGAGCGCCAGGCAAGTTTACCAAGACAATCAAAGGAACATGATGAGCATAAGAAGAGGGGATCCTATACTCCTGATGATAGAGATGACCCCCGTGATGCTGATAATGGTTCCAAAGA GCGAAATGATTACTCAGCTTCCCGAAAGAGAATGGAGGACTACAGAGCAAAATCATCAAGACAATCAAACGAACATGATGATGATAAGAAAAGGGGATCGTATACTCCCGATGATAGAAGCCACCGCTCCGATGCTGATAATCGTTCGAGAGA GCGAGGTGACTTCTCAGCTTCCGGACAGAGAAAGGAAGAGTACCTGGGAAAATCACCAAGACAGTTAAAGGAACATGGTGACAATAAGAAGAGGGGGTCATATACGCCTGCTGATAGAAATGACCTCCGTGATGTTGATAATGGTTGCAATGA GAAGCTGGCAACAGATGACGGTAGCCGTAGCCCCTGCCCTGGCCGGAGGTCGCCGCGACCATCTTAG